The following proteins come from a genomic window of Athalia rosae chromosome 1, iyAthRosa1.1, whole genome shotgun sequence:
- the LOC105690810 gene encoding tight junction protein ZO-1 isoform X8, whose translation MRIDYNEVAQKEYLVGDRGWEVHHVTVTRVPGYGFGIAVSGGRDNPHFTNGDPAIAISDVLKAGPAEGKLQVNDRIISANGVSLEGADYGAAVRVLRDSGSTVLLVVKRRATANVPGSPGSSVPQSHRLTLTRNNKKDDFGIILGCRLYVREVTREGTGVRPGDVLTRISGVAAENMSLKEARKLMDQCKDRLSIVVTRETPVSSHSHQPSKGESGEYLSAASYSSQNLYVPPPTRQPMEDKSNLAPRGRSRGPLLDVSLSQLDLPATPTVDPPRPPPPRPEDYYSSRRQLYDEDPLIQRTKQPMPDPRFITFQKEGSVGVRLTGGNETGVFVTAVQPGSPASLQGLQPGDKILKVNDMDMKGVTREEAVLFLLSLQEQIDLIVQHRRQEYDQIVASGRGDSFHIKTHFHYEQPEKGEMSFRSGDVFHVVDTLHNGVVGSWQVFRIGRNNQEVQKGIIPNKARAEELATAQFNATKKELSASESRGSFFRRRRGSHRRSKSLGRDHWDDVVFSDSVSKFPAYERVVLRHPGFVRPVVLFGPVADLAREKLLKDFPDKFTSPQMESQMDESGGKSTKSSGIIRLSAIREVMDRGKHALLDITPNAVDRLNYAQFYPIVIFLKAENKQTIKEMRAGIPKSAHKSSKKLLEQCQKLDKIWGHVFSAVVTLTTPEAWYRKLRELIDRQQQGPLWMSQTKPEEALSDDFLFPMTSRLSYASSPESDLELSPAPPLPGALGPPSRLKSSSDPSIATQDDTAAPPPYTTNYQAFEQHKRRSQGGVGDSKYGFSLPGQTNDQSGPPQYPGVPPQPRSPHQGPPDLPPRVDRNVKPPNQMQRGTVGRTAQERLANKTDSVLDTGNYINATPHRANTTSSLERAQPKAGSYDSMSSYDSYNNTNGNGTYTATNLNTSTGRLGPNVPDDLKSGGVPVSPRAHDPYRFTRSTAQPIPAQENQTRTDYAKYSRTGDYKPAVPPPQGKPSGSYKPIPPPKPKNYRPPQQPIPQDETNGGNLYQHAKSYSIATSHMHNGAENGGNIQRNSGQYYYNIPPPNRNNEGYNVNSNHNHSHSHTSPPNHSHSLSHTHPHSSPPMTHSHSNSAGQINLGHAHNRSNVNHNGHSHSNSHGGVTGSTSNGNAGHNREPSGLDLAGSREQRGSAFELYRKPLHHHNVRKLGVARGVFCSNGGILEGPGGVTLTVPPGALPPQSEQEIYFSVTAPRILESNNTTGHCSPVSPPMHHGESLLSPVVECGPRGLDFLAPVELRIPHNATPAHRLALKATDTENHSNANWLDVKLPNHTSNYVTVRLDHF comes from the exons ATGCGGATCGACTACAACGAAGTTGCCCAGAAAGAATATTTG GTCGGAGACAGAGGATGGGAGGTCCACCACGTTACTGTGACCAGAGTTCCCGGCTACGGATTCGGCATCGCCGTCTCTGGAGGTCGAGACAATCCCCATTTCACTAATGGAGATCCGGCGATCGCCATTTCTGATGTACTGAAGGCTGGTCCTGCGGAAGGGAAACTTCA GGTGAACGATCGCATTATTTCCGCCAATGGTGTTTCTCTGGAAGGCGCGGATTACGGTGCAGCTGTCAGAGTTCTTCGGGACTCTGGATCCACGGTTCTTTTGGTCGTAAAACGTCGGGCCACCGCCAACGTTCCCGGATCACCGGGAAGTTCTGTGCCTCAAAGTCACAGGCTCACGTTaaccagaaataataaaaaagacg actttggaattattctgggatGTCGTCTTTACGTGAGGGAAGTTACCCGAGAGGGAACCGGGGTCCGACCCGGAGATGTGCTGACGAGAATCAGTGGGGTAGCTGCCGAAAATATGAGCCTGAAGGAGGCGCGAAAACTGATGGATCAGTGCAAAGATCGGCTCTCAATAGTCGTGACGAGAGAAACTCCCGTATCTTCGCATTCGCATCAGCCAAGCAAAGGAGAGTCTGGTGAATACTTATCTGCAGCGAGTTACAGTAGCCAGAATCTCTACGTACCGCCACCCACCAGGCAGCCAATGGAAGATAAAAGTAATTTGGCACCAAGAGGAAGGTCTAGAGGTCCGCTTTTAGATGTTTCACTTAGTCAACTTGATCTCCCAGCTACTCCAACGGTCGATCCTCCCAGACCACCTCCGCCTAGACCGGAAG ATTATTATAGCTCGCGAAGACAGCTTTATGATGAAGATCCTCTCATTCAACGAACAAAACAACCAAT gCCAGATCCCAGGTTTATCACCTTTCAAAAGGAAGGCTCCGTTGGAGTACGATTAACCGGAGGAAACGAGACCGGGGTTTTTGTAACTGCGGTTCAACCGGGTAGTCCAGCTTCGCTACAAGGCTTACAACCAGGCGATAAAATACTCAAA GTCAATGATATGGACATGAAAGGTGTGACTAGAGAAGAAGCTGTCTTGTTTTTACTCAGCCTTCAAGAACAAATTGATCTTATAGTGCAACATAGACGTCAAGAATATGATCAGATCGTTGCATCGGGGAGAGGTGATTCTTTCCACATAAA GACGCATTTTCATTACGAGCAACCTGAGAAAGGAGAGATGAGTTTTCGTTCAGGGGATGTGTTTCACGTTGTTGATACTTTGCACAATGGTGTAGTTGGCTCTTGGCAAGTTTTTCGCATCGGAAGAAATAACCAAGAAGTCCAGAAAGGAATTATACCTAACAAGGCTCGTGCAGAGGAATTGGCTACCGCTCAATTCAATGCTACAAAGAAGGAATTGAGTGCCAGCGAAAGCAGGGGTAGTTTCTTCAGGAGAAGACGTGGTAGTCACAGAAGATCCAAATCACTTGGCAGG GACCACTGGGACGACGTTGTCTTTTCCGATAGCGTAAGCAAGTTCCCGGCATATGAAAGAGTTGTTTTACGGCACCCTGGCTTTGTACGCCCCGTTGTTCTTTTTGGCCCAGTGGCTGATCTAGCCAGAGAAAAACTTCTCAAGGATTTCCCCGATAAATTCACATCCCCTC AAATGGAGAGCCAGATGGATGAGAGCGGTGGGAAAAGCACCAAGTCCTCTGGAATCATTCGATTAAGTGCCATACGAGAAGTCATGGACAGAGGCAAACACGCGCTTCTAGACATTACACCAAACGCTGTCGACCGTTTAAACTACGCTCAATTCTATCCAATTGTAATATTTCTCAAGgcagaaaacaaacaaaccatTAAAGAAATGCGTGCTGGGATACCAAA GTCAGCCCACAAAAGCAGCAAGAAGCTATTGGAGCAGTgtcaaaaattagataaaatctGGGGCCACGTATTCAGCGCAGTCGTTACTCTAACCACTCCTGAAGCTTGGTACAGAAAACTTCGTGAATTGATAGACAGACAACAGCAAGGGCCACTGTGGATGAGTCAGACGAAG CCGGAAGAGGCCCTTTCGGATGACTTCCTGTTCCCGATGACTTCTCGCCTCTCCTACGCTTCCTCCCCGGAGAGTGACCTGGAGCTGAGCCCTGCTCCCCCCCTTCCTGGTGCTTTGGGGCCACCGAGCAGATTGAAGAGTAGCTCTGATCCGAGCATCGCTACTCAGGATGACACCGCAGCACCACCTCCTTATACAACGAATTATCAG GCATTTGAACAACATAAACGGAGATCACAGGGCGGTGTAGGTGATAGCAAGTATGGTTTTTCATTGCCCGGTCAGACCAATGATCAATCAGGTCCACCCCAATATCCGGGGGTTCCACCTCAGCCAAGATCTCCGCATCAAGGACCTCCCGACTTACCACCGAGGGTAGATCGAAACGTTAAACCACCAAATCAAATGCAGCGTGGGACCGTCGGTCGTACTGCTCAGGAGAGACTCGCTAACAAGACTGACTCGGTGTTGGATACGGGAAATTACATCAATGCCACTCCTCATAGGGCCAATACAACTTCATCCTTAGAAAGAGCACAGCCAAAAGCA ggAAGTTACGACAGTATGTCCTCCTATGACTCTTATAATAATACTAACGGAAATGGGACGTACACCGCGACAAACTTAAACACATCGACTGGGCGACTAGGACCAAACGTTCCGGATGATTTAAAAAGTGGTGGAGTTCCGGTTTCACCGAGGGCTCACGATCCTTATAGATTCACCAGGTCTACGGCTCAGCCTATTCCGGCTCAAGAGAATCAAACCCGAACCGACTATGCCAAATACAG CCGAACTGGAGATTATAAACCTGCAGTTCCACCGCCCCAAGGAAAACCAAGTGGTTCTTACAAACCAATACCACCTCCAAAACCCAAGAACTACAGGCCCCCGCAGCAGCCAATACCACAGGATGAGACAAACGGCGGTAATTTGTATCAACATGCCAAAAGTTATTCCATCGCCACATCCCACATGCATAATGGG GCTGAGAATGGCGGTAACATTCAGCGTAACAGCGGCCAGTACTACTACAACATTCCTCCACCTAATCGTAATAACGAAGGTTACAACGTGAACTCGAATCACAATCATAGTCACAGTCACACTTCTCCGCCAAATCATAGTCACAGTCTTAGTCACACGCATCCTCACTCCAGTCCTCCTATGACGCATTCGCACAGCAACAGTGCCGGCCAAATTAATCTTGGCCATGCACATAATCGCAGTAATGTAAACCATAATGGACACAGTCACAGTAACAGCCATGGAGGCGTTACAGGGAGTACATCAAATGGGAATGCTGGACACAATCGAGAGCCCAGCGGACTCGACTTAGCGGGAAGCAGGGAGCAAAGAGGCAGTGCCTTTGAACTTTACAGGAAACCGTTGCATCATCACAATGTAAG GAAACTTGGTGTGGCACGGGGTGTGTTCTGTAGCAATGGCGGTATTTTGGAAGGGCCAGGGGGTGTTACACTGACTGTACCCCCTGGAGCCTTACCTCCGCAGTCAGAACAGGAGATCTACTTCTCTGTAACAGCACCACGTATACTCGAATCGAATAACACTACCGGGCATTGTTCGCCTGTATCACCACCTATGCATCACG GTGAATCTCTACTGAGTCCAGTAGTTGAGTGTGGACCTCGTGGCTTGGATTTTTTAGCCCCTGTAGAACTAAGGATTCCTCATAACGCTACACCCGCACATCGGTTGGCGCTGAAAGCTACCGACACGGAAAACCATTCGAATGCTAATTGGTTGGATGTCAAACTGCCAAACCATACTTCTAATTATGTCACTGTACGTCTTGATCATTTCTAG
- the LOC105690810 gene encoding tight junction protein ZO-1 isoform X3, protein MYADGSQRCFYGGYNTLPLPAQLGYFVPLNALYCVGPPETGGPTSTSQSPHSSRHTLCAEVETRRCSSVVGFSEPHRGRSISPAPSSSPPPPPPPNHRASYAHPNIISATSDPILEVLDEPVDEPVGDRGWEVHHVTVTRVPGYGFGIAVSGGRDNPHFTNGDPAIAISDVLKAGPAEGKLQVNDRIISANGVSLEGADYGAAVRVLRDSGSTVLLVVKRRATANVPGSPGSSVPQSHRLTLTRNNKKDDFGIILGCRLYVREVTREGTGVRPGDVLTRISGVAAENMSLKEARKLMDQCKDRLSIVVTRETPVSSHSHQPSKGESGEYLSAASYSSQNLYVPPPTRQPMEDKSNLAPRGRSRGPLLDVSLSQLDLPATPTVDPPRPPPPRPEDYYSSRRQLYDEDPLIQRTKQPMPDPRFITFQKEGSVGVRLTGGNETGVFVTAVQPGSPASLQGLQPGDKILKVNDMDMKGVTREEAVLFLLSLQEQIDLIVQHRRQEYDQIVASGRGDSFHIKTHFHYEQPEKGEMSFRSGDVFHVVDTLHNGVVGSWQVFRIGRNNQEVQKGIIPNKARAEELATAQFNATKKELSASESRGSFFRRRRGSHRRSKSLGRDHWDDVVFSDSVSKFPAYERVVLRHPGFVRPVVLFGPVADLAREKLLKDFPDKFTSPQMESQMDESGGKSTKSSGIIRLSAIREVMDRGKHALLDITPNAVDRLNYAQFYPIVIFLKAENKQTIKEMRAGIPKSAHKSSKKLLEQCQKLDKIWGHVFSAVVTLTTPEAWYRKLRELIDRQQQGPLWMSQTKPEEALSDDFLFPMTSRLSYASSPESDLELSPAPPLPGALGPPSRLKSSSDPSIATQDDTAAPPPYTTNYQAFEQHKRRSQGGVGDSKYGFSLPGQTNDQSGPPQYPGVPPQPRSPHQGPPDLPPRVDRNVKPPNQMQRGTVGRTAQERLANKTDSVLDTGNYINATPHRANTTSSLERAQPKAGSYDSMSSYDSYNNTNGNGTYTATNLNTSTGRLGPNVPDDLKSGGVPVSPRAHDPYRFTRSTAQPIPAQENQTRTDYAKYSRTGDYKPAVPPPQGKPSGSYKPIPPPKPKNYRPPQQPIPQDETNGGNLYQHAKSYSIATSHMHNGAENGGNIQRNSGQYYYNIPPPNRNNEGYNVNSNHNHSHSHTSPPNHSHSLSHTHPHSSPPMTHSHSNSAGQINLGHAHNRSNVNHNGHSHSNSHGGVTGSTSNGNAGHNREPSGLDLAGSREQRGSAFELYRKPLHHHNVRKLGVARGVFCSNGGILEGPGGVTLTVPPGALPPQSEQEIYFSVTAPRILESNNTTGHCSPVSPPMHHGESLLSPVVECGPRGLDFLAPVELRIPHNATPAHRLALKATDTENHSNANWLDVKLPNHTSNYVTVRLDHF, encoded by the exons GTCGGAGACAGAGGATGGGAGGTCCACCACGTTACTGTGACCAGAGTTCCCGGCTACGGATTCGGCATCGCCGTCTCTGGAGGTCGAGACAATCCCCATTTCACTAATGGAGATCCGGCGATCGCCATTTCTGATGTACTGAAGGCTGGTCCTGCGGAAGGGAAACTTCA GGTGAACGATCGCATTATTTCCGCCAATGGTGTTTCTCTGGAAGGCGCGGATTACGGTGCAGCTGTCAGAGTTCTTCGGGACTCTGGATCCACGGTTCTTTTGGTCGTAAAACGTCGGGCCACCGCCAACGTTCCCGGATCACCGGGAAGTTCTGTGCCTCAAAGTCACAGGCTCACGTTaaccagaaataataaaaaagacg actttggaattattctgggatGTCGTCTTTACGTGAGGGAAGTTACCCGAGAGGGAACCGGGGTCCGACCCGGAGATGTGCTGACGAGAATCAGTGGGGTAGCTGCCGAAAATATGAGCCTGAAGGAGGCGCGAAAACTGATGGATCAGTGCAAAGATCGGCTCTCAATAGTCGTGACGAGAGAAACTCCCGTATCTTCGCATTCGCATCAGCCAAGCAAAGGAGAGTCTGGTGAATACTTATCTGCAGCGAGTTACAGTAGCCAGAATCTCTACGTACCGCCACCCACCAGGCAGCCAATGGAAGATAAAAGTAATTTGGCACCAAGAGGAAGGTCTAGAGGTCCGCTTTTAGATGTTTCACTTAGTCAACTTGATCTCCCAGCTACTCCAACGGTCGATCCTCCCAGACCACCTCCGCCTAGACCGGAAG ATTATTATAGCTCGCGAAGACAGCTTTATGATGAAGATCCTCTCATTCAACGAACAAAACAACCAAT gCCAGATCCCAGGTTTATCACCTTTCAAAAGGAAGGCTCCGTTGGAGTACGATTAACCGGAGGAAACGAGACCGGGGTTTTTGTAACTGCGGTTCAACCGGGTAGTCCAGCTTCGCTACAAGGCTTACAACCAGGCGATAAAATACTCAAA GTCAATGATATGGACATGAAAGGTGTGACTAGAGAAGAAGCTGTCTTGTTTTTACTCAGCCTTCAAGAACAAATTGATCTTATAGTGCAACATAGACGTCAAGAATATGATCAGATCGTTGCATCGGGGAGAGGTGATTCTTTCCACATAAA GACGCATTTTCATTACGAGCAACCTGAGAAAGGAGAGATGAGTTTTCGTTCAGGGGATGTGTTTCACGTTGTTGATACTTTGCACAATGGTGTAGTTGGCTCTTGGCAAGTTTTTCGCATCGGAAGAAATAACCAAGAAGTCCAGAAAGGAATTATACCTAACAAGGCTCGTGCAGAGGAATTGGCTACCGCTCAATTCAATGCTACAAAGAAGGAATTGAGTGCCAGCGAAAGCAGGGGTAGTTTCTTCAGGAGAAGACGTGGTAGTCACAGAAGATCCAAATCACTTGGCAGG GACCACTGGGACGACGTTGTCTTTTCCGATAGCGTAAGCAAGTTCCCGGCATATGAAAGAGTTGTTTTACGGCACCCTGGCTTTGTACGCCCCGTTGTTCTTTTTGGCCCAGTGGCTGATCTAGCCAGAGAAAAACTTCTCAAGGATTTCCCCGATAAATTCACATCCCCTC AAATGGAGAGCCAGATGGATGAGAGCGGTGGGAAAAGCACCAAGTCCTCTGGAATCATTCGATTAAGTGCCATACGAGAAGTCATGGACAGAGGCAAACACGCGCTTCTAGACATTACACCAAACGCTGTCGACCGTTTAAACTACGCTCAATTCTATCCAATTGTAATATTTCTCAAGgcagaaaacaaacaaaccatTAAAGAAATGCGTGCTGGGATACCAAA GTCAGCCCACAAAAGCAGCAAGAAGCTATTGGAGCAGTgtcaaaaattagataaaatctGGGGCCACGTATTCAGCGCAGTCGTTACTCTAACCACTCCTGAAGCTTGGTACAGAAAACTTCGTGAATTGATAGACAGACAACAGCAAGGGCCACTGTGGATGAGTCAGACGAAG CCGGAAGAGGCCCTTTCGGATGACTTCCTGTTCCCGATGACTTCTCGCCTCTCCTACGCTTCCTCCCCGGAGAGTGACCTGGAGCTGAGCCCTGCTCCCCCCCTTCCTGGTGCTTTGGGGCCACCGAGCAGATTGAAGAGTAGCTCTGATCCGAGCATCGCTACTCAGGATGACACCGCAGCACCACCTCCTTATACAACGAATTATCAG GCATTTGAACAACATAAACGGAGATCACAGGGCGGTGTAGGTGATAGCAAGTATGGTTTTTCATTGCCCGGTCAGACCAATGATCAATCAGGTCCACCCCAATATCCGGGGGTTCCACCTCAGCCAAGATCTCCGCATCAAGGACCTCCCGACTTACCACCGAGGGTAGATCGAAACGTTAAACCACCAAATCAAATGCAGCGTGGGACCGTCGGTCGTACTGCTCAGGAGAGACTCGCTAACAAGACTGACTCGGTGTTGGATACGGGAAATTACATCAATGCCACTCCTCATAGGGCCAATACAACTTCATCCTTAGAAAGAGCACAGCCAAAAGCA ggAAGTTACGACAGTATGTCCTCCTATGACTCTTATAATAATACTAACGGAAATGGGACGTACACCGCGACAAACTTAAACACATCGACTGGGCGACTAGGACCAAACGTTCCGGATGATTTAAAAAGTGGTGGAGTTCCGGTTTCACCGAGGGCTCACGATCCTTATAGATTCACCAGGTCTACGGCTCAGCCTATTCCGGCTCAAGAGAATCAAACCCGAACCGACTATGCCAAATACAG CCGAACTGGAGATTATAAACCTGCAGTTCCACCGCCCCAAGGAAAACCAAGTGGTTCTTACAAACCAATACCACCTCCAAAACCCAAGAACTACAGGCCCCCGCAGCAGCCAATACCACAGGATGAGACAAACGGCGGTAATTTGTATCAACATGCCAAAAGTTATTCCATCGCCACATCCCACATGCATAATGGG GCTGAGAATGGCGGTAACATTCAGCGTAACAGCGGCCAGTACTACTACAACATTCCTCCACCTAATCGTAATAACGAAGGTTACAACGTGAACTCGAATCACAATCATAGTCACAGTCACACTTCTCCGCCAAATCATAGTCACAGTCTTAGTCACACGCATCCTCACTCCAGTCCTCCTATGACGCATTCGCACAGCAACAGTGCCGGCCAAATTAATCTTGGCCATGCACATAATCGCAGTAATGTAAACCATAATGGACACAGTCACAGTAACAGCCATGGAGGCGTTACAGGGAGTACATCAAATGGGAATGCTGGACACAATCGAGAGCCCAGCGGACTCGACTTAGCGGGAAGCAGGGAGCAAAGAGGCAGTGCCTTTGAACTTTACAGGAAACCGTTGCATCATCACAATGTAAG GAAACTTGGTGTGGCACGGGGTGTGTTCTGTAGCAATGGCGGTATTTTGGAAGGGCCAGGGGGTGTTACACTGACTGTACCCCCTGGAGCCTTACCTCCGCAGTCAGAACAGGAGATCTACTTCTCTGTAACAGCACCACGTATACTCGAATCGAATAACACTACCGGGCATTGTTCGCCTGTATCACCACCTATGCATCACG GTGAATCTCTACTGAGTCCAGTAGTTGAGTGTGGACCTCGTGGCTTGGATTTTTTAGCCCCTGTAGAACTAAGGATTCCTCATAACGCTACACCCGCACATCGGTTGGCGCTGAAAGCTACCGACACGGAAAACCATTCGAATGCTAATTGGTTGGATGTCAAACTGCCAAACCATACTTCTAATTATGTCACTGTACGTCTTGATCATTTCTAG